The Longimicrobiaceae bacterium genomic interval ATGACGACGTTCCGCTCGATCCCCTGCGGGCGGGGCGGCGTGGGCGGGACCTCGCCCGCCGCGATCCGGTCGGTCCAGTCGGCGAACATCCGCAGCGTGCGCGGCGCGCCCATCGCGTGCACCATGGAGATCATCGCACCTCCGACCTGGCCGACCTTCAGCCGGTGCTCCCACGCCTTCACGGAGGAGTCGAAGTTGCCGAGCGCGGGATGCAGCTCGCGCGTCCCCTCGCTCCCCATCTGATGGCAGCCCAGGCAGGCGTTGTTCTTCACGAACCGGACGTACTCCGCCTGGCTTTTGAAGTTCGGGTTGATCCCGTTCCCCTCCGGGCCGGTGCCGGGGAACTCGCTCTCGGCCGGGACCTTGATCAGCGAGAACCAGTACCCGGCCGGGTAGTACTCCGCCGCGGCGCGCGGATTCGGCGCGGGGGTCGCCTGCAGGTTCAGCGTCGTCCCGGGCTCCGCCCGCTGCTTCGGCGAGTCTACCAGCCCGTACCCACGCACCCAGACGTCGTAGCTCGCCTGCGGCAGGTCGGGGAGGAGGTAGCGCCCCTGGTCGTCGGTTACCACGATCCTGGCGAACTTCGTCGGGAGGTCGGAGGTCTCGGCGATCACCCACACCCCCGCCTCGGGGCCGCTCGCCCCCGTCACCACCCCCGCGATGTCGTCGCGATCGATCGTCGTCCCGCCGGGGGCGCGCTGCGCGCCGTGCGTGCAGGCCGCCCAGAGCAGCGCGGAGGCGGCCACCGTCGCGCCAGCGAAGAGTGCCTTCGTCGTCTTCATCTGCCAGCTCCCTTGATGATGTTTCGCCGCATTCCGCACGACCAGCCGATGAATACGACGTCGCCGGGCGTCAGGTGGTTGCCTTCGGCGTGTCGGGCGTCAGGCACGCTCAGTACTTCACGTCGCAGCCGTAGGGCTGCGTCTGCGCGACCGCGATGGAGTTCCCCGCGAGGCCGGCGTCGAGCGCGGCGCGGACGTAGTTCGTCGCCCCCGCGATGTCCTTGGCCTTGGACGACGGCTTGTCGTCGATGGCGCCCGCGTACCGCAGCACCCCCTGCGGGTCGATGATCGCGTACTGGGGCGTGTTCCGCGCGCCGTAGAGCCGCCCCAGCGTGCCGGCCGTGTCGCGGACCACGCCGGTCGGCGCCGCGCCCTTCTCGCGCGTCAGCCGGTCCGCCTCCGCCGCCGTCGTGAAGCCTTGCTTTCCGGGCGCGGAGGAGACGACCGAGAGCCACACGACGCGGTTCGCGTAGTCGCGCTGCATCGCCTGGGTGTTGCCGGGACGGCCGTCGACGGCTTTGTAGTGCTTCTTCGTGTACGGGCAGTCGTGGTTGACCCACTCGAGCACGACCCACTGGCCCCGGTAGGCCTCGAGCGAGTGCGAGGCGCCGCGCGTGTCGACCGCGGCGAACGCCGGAGCGGGCGCGCCGACCTTCGGTGCCGCCGCACTCAGGTCGGCGCTCGTCGGCGCGCCGGTGTCGGTGTCGTCGGTCGCGGCGGCAACCGCCACCGCGGCGAGTGCGATGGCGCCGACGCCGAGGAGGAGGGGCTTGATCGGGAGTCGCTTCGAGAGAGACATGGTGCGGTTCCTGGGTGCGAGGGGATGAAGGGGTGGAGTCGGGCGCGGCCGCGGCGGTCAGCGTGCGGGCGCCGCGGAAGGAGTGGGCGCGCGGCCGGCCGCGGCGGCGTCCAGCGCACGCGTGACGATCCCCGGCGTGAGGAGCGTCGGGAGGACGGCCGGCGCCGCGGCGCGGTCGCGGCCA includes:
- a CDS encoding redoxin domain-containing protein codes for the protein MSLSKRLPIKPLLLGVGAIALAAVAVAAATDDTDTGAPTSADLSAAAPKVGAPAPAFAAVDTRGASHSLEAYRGQWVVLEWVNHDCPYTKKHYKAVDGRPGNTQAMQRDYANRVVWLSVVSSAPGKQGFTTAAEADRLTREKGAAPTGVVRDTAGTLGRLYGARNTPQYAIIDPQGVLRYAGAIDDKPSSKAKDIAGATNYVRAALDAGLAGNSIAVAQTQPYGCDVKY